From Caldicellulosiruptor hydrothermalis 108, a single genomic window includes:
- the dnaA gene encoding chromosomal replication initiator protein DnaA, with translation MVEYDVNEVWEKIKEAVKKEINPSPTDISYNTWFESLVPLCFDDNDTLILKAFADFHRDIVINRYSLVILNALRQLFSPHLSIKVILPEEVEKYKKFLKPKQDEKPEIVTQLNPKYTFETFVVGNNNRLAHAAALAVAETPPGERTYNPLFIYGGVGLGKTHLMHAIGHHVLKLYPGTKVMYVTSEIFTNELIAAIRDEKTDEFRLKYRNVDVLLIDDIQFLGGKERTQEEFFHTFNTLYEANKKIILSSDRPPKEINTLEDRLRSRFEWGLITDIQPPDFETRIAILSKKCQLEGTPVPQHILEFIASKIETNIRELEGALNKILAYSKLMAPDKEITLELAEKALKEFIDTNTKKELTIEDIQAEVASYFGIRLEDFKSSRRSRNVAYPRQIAMYLARELTNVSLPKIGEAFGGKDHTTVLHACEKIKELINTDSNTRNAVETIKKRLIHRE, from the coding sequence ATGGTAGAATATGATGTGAACGAAGTGTGGGAAAAGATAAAGGAGGCTGTGAAAAAAGAGATAAATCCAAGTCCGACAGATATATCGTACAATACATGGTTTGAATCGCTTGTACCTCTTTGTTTTGATGACAATGACACTCTAATTTTGAAGGCATTTGCTGATTTTCACAGGGATATAGTGATAAACAGGTACTCTCTTGTCATTTTAAACGCTTTAAGACAGCTATTTTCACCGCATCTCAGCATAAAAGTAATTCTTCCAGAAGAGGTTGAAAAGTACAAAAAGTTTCTAAAACCCAAGCAAGATGAAAAACCAGAGATAGTAACACAACTAAATCCCAAATATACTTTTGAAACGTTTGTTGTGGGGAACAACAACAGGCTTGCACATGCCGCAGCTTTGGCCGTTGCAGAAACACCACCGGGAGAGAGAACCTACAACCCACTTTTTATTTATGGCGGTGTTGGGCTTGGAAAGACGCATCTTATGCACGCAATAGGCCATCATGTGCTAAAGCTTTACCCCGGAACAAAGGTGATGTATGTTACCTCAGAGATATTTACAAACGAGCTTATAGCCGCAATAAGAGATGAAAAGACAGACGAGTTTAGGCTCAAGTACAGAAACGTCGATGTCCTTTTAATTGACGACATTCAGTTTTTAGGCGGAAAGGAAAGAACCCAAGAAGAGTTTTTCCACACATTCAATACACTGTATGAGGCAAACAAGAAGATAATACTTTCATCAGACAGGCCACCAAAAGAGATAAATACGTTAGAAGATAGGCTCCGCTCCCGCTTTGAGTGGGGGCTTATAACAGACATTCAGCCGCCAGACTTTGAGACGCGAATAGCGATCTTGAGCAAAAAATGCCAGCTTGAAGGAACACCTGTGCCACAGCATATTTTAGAGTTTATAGCATCAAAGATTGAGACAAACATAAGAGAGCTTGAAGGTGCACTCAACAAAATTCTTGCATATTCAAAACTCATGGCACCTGACAAAGAGATAACCTTGGAGCTTGCTGAAAAGGCTTTGAAAGAGTTTATCGACACAAACACAAAAAAAGAGCTCACAATAGAGGATATCCAGGCAGAGGTTGCAAGCTATTTTGGCATCCGGCTTGAAGATTTTAAATCCTCAAGAAGGTCAAGAAATGTTGCTTACCCACGCCAGATAGCTATGTATTTAGCAAGGGAACTCACAAACGTGTCGCTTCCTAAAATAGGCGAGGCGTTTGGCGGAAAAGATCATACAACAGTGCTTCATGCCTGTGAAAAAATTAAGGAACTTATCAACACAGATTCAAACACAAGAAATGCTGTGGAAACCATCAAAAAAAGACTTATCCACAGAGAATAA